From Mya arenaria isolate MELC-2E11 chromosome 12, ASM2691426v1, the proteins below share one genomic window:
- the LOC128211128 gene encoding G-protein coupled receptor 84-like, with protein MNASTEFPADHEPLVETLAELNLRFANALLPLAAILALFCLLGIIGNTIVIVVFSFSPEYRGTNFKTFVICLGITDLLSCVTLMPAEIIKTRNYFWFPSPVTCKVKCFFNVFAMTSAALVLLVICIDRYRKVCQPLKKQIWPGLAVKILVAVLTFSFMVSLPAPVMCGIQQSNKTNIYGTNTTVFVCSAEEQYQRHTGRFVYKFGMSALLVIVSIAFIVMYVFIIKTVVRHWGRGPGESVRFEVRETRSPEVSEAERISPDNQDDVFKANPVEYPGKDTNRVSIKITDKRAVSRKESDLSNSSSANKTRVEAKCSIASSNLSYKYRYKAFRSFSSSSSASRRRSSSGMSGKIPYKTLIWFILTLIFLVTFCINAGLSFLSTREHLFEPVSILWFQIFLRLYFINNIINPVIYAALDKRFKSSSKYLFQKMKSKICKC; from the coding sequence ATAATTGGAAATACTATCGTTATCGTCGTATTTTCTTTCAGCCCTGAATACAGAggaacaaatttcaaaacatttgtgaTCTGCCTCGGCATAACCGATTTGCTGTCATGCGTCACGTTAATGCCGGCTGAAATCATCAAAACGCGCAATTATTTTTGGTTCCCGAGCCCAGTCACTTGTAAAGTGAAGTGCTTCTTCAATGTTTTTGCAATGACATCAGCGGCACTCGTGCTGTTAGTTATTTGCATCGACCGCTATAGGAAGGTTTGTCAGCCATTGAAGAAACAAATATGGCCTGGTTTGGCTGTCAAAATCCTCGTGGCCGTGCTGACGTTTTCGTTTATGGTTTCGTTACCGGCGCCGGTGATGTGTGGGATCCAGCAGTCCAACAAAACTAACATCTACGGAACTAACACTACGGTGTTCGTCTGCTCCGCAGAGGAGCAGTATCAGCGGCACACCGGACGCTTCGTGTACAAGTTCGGCATGTCGGCGCTGCTCGTTATCGTGTCCATCGCCTTCATCGTCATGTACGTGTTCATAATAAAGACCGTGGTAAGGCACTGGGGTCGCGGGCCGGGAGAGAGCGTGCGCTTCGAAGTCCGTGAGACGCGTTCACCGGAAGTGTCAGAGGCAGAGCGAATTAGCCCCGACAACCAGGATGACGTGTTCAAAGCAAACCCGGTGGAATATCCGGGCAAAGACACAAACAGGGTTTCTATCAAAATAACGGACAAACGGGCTGTGTCAAGGAAAGAGAGCGACCTTTCCAACTCCAGCAGCGCAAATAAGACCAGAGTAGAGGCAAAATGTAGCATTGCCTCCAGTAATTTGTCATACAAATACAGGTACAAAGCCTTCCGGAGCTTCAGCAGTTCTTCAAGCGCCAGCCGGCGCCGATCATCCTCGGGGATGTCCGGGAAAATTCCGTACAAGACGCTGATCTGGTTCATCCTGACGCTTATCTTCCTCGTGACATTCTGTATCAACGCAGGCTTGTCGTTTCTTTCCACAAGAGAGCATCTATTCGAACCAGTCTCGATCCTATGGTTCCAAATATTTCTGCGACtgtatttcataaacaatatcattaatccGGTTATCTATGCCGCTCTTGATAAGCGCTTTAAGTCTTCCTCCAAATACTTGTTCCAAAAAATGAAAAGCAAGATTTGCAAATGTTGA
- the LOC128210706 gene encoding neuroglobin-like yields MGCASSAMNSAHRSCIKLLENGMDANRTQTIRITIDNISTVSNDISEDESRIVRRTWSVLANDMRGNGMQVFLRIFEIHPEIKQLFKVENVRHSELARNVVIKGHAARFMSAIETAVDNLDDLDKNLAQLLFTLGQQHKHYVGFKVEYFEVFYEALMWHWARTLDASFTEQVSDSWSHVFVYLMAKLQAGYNSPGPFGDEKAAKNVHFRKHSGSLNGISSDSRYSSQSQGLSVYTMR; encoded by the exons ATGGGCTGTGCCAGTTCTGCGATGAATAGTGCTCATAG GTCGTGTATAAAGCTGCTGGAAAATGGCATGGACGCGAACCGAACCCAGACCATTCGGATCACCATCGACAATATTAGCACGGTGAGCAATGATATTTCTGAAGACGAAAGTCGCATTGTCAGAAGGACTTGGTCTGTTCTTGCGAATGACATGCGAGGGAATGGGATGCAGGTTTTCTTGCGTATCTTTGAAATCCATCCGGAAATAAAGCAACTGTTTAAAGTGGAGAATGTTCGTCACTCGGAACTCGCGCGTAACGTTGTGATTAAGGGACACGCTGCCCGCTTCATGAGCGCCATTGAGACCGCTGTGGACAATCTTGATGACCTTGACAAAAACCTCGCGCAGCTGCTATTTACTCTGGGACAACAGCACAAACATTACGTGGGTTTCAAGGTCGAATACTTCGAAGTGTTCTATGAAGCCCTTATGTGGCATTGGGCGCGCACTCTTGACGCCAGCTTCACAGAACAAGTGTCGGACAGCTGGAGTCACGTGTTTGTATACTTAATGGCGAAACTCCAAGCTGGGTACAACTCTCCCGGACCTTTCGGCGATGAGAAGGCGGCTAAGAATGTACATTTCCGCAAACATTCAGGGTCTCTCAATGGAATCTCAAGTGACTCGCGATATTCCTCACAGTCTCAGGGACTTTCAGTTTATACCATGAGATGA